Below is a genomic region from Miscanthus floridulus cultivar M001 chromosome 1, ASM1932011v1, whole genome shotgun sequence.
TGATCAAGATAAGATACATTTTGGAAAAGAAAAGTGACATTGCTGATTGTATTTCTAATTCCTCCCCAACAGTGGACAGAAGTTTGGTGGTTATTTTTCTCAATGCCTCTTGTCATTCTTCGTGAACTTGTAGCTATCGCGCACGTTCACTAAGCTATTGCAATGTTGAAACATGTTGATTCTGGAACCCTTTTTGCGAGTTGTTTTTTTATTCCTATGATTCTTTCAAAACTTAGGATTGAATCATTATATCCACAGAGCTTTTGATTTTTAGAAATAGTCACTCTTATTATTTGTTTGGCTATAAATTTGTGCTATAGTGCTTTGACTGTATATTTTTGTGTATGACTTCAACTTTTTGCATTGTAGGCTACGTATCCTGCATATGGAACTTATGACTACAGCCATCAAATGCCTCAGCCTGCTCCTCAAGCAGCTGCCTATGGTGCTTATCCTCCATCATACTCTGCTCAGGTATTGTGTTTGTTTTCTGCCTAAATTTACAGAATGCTTCTCAATTATAGCACATTAAGGTATCTTCCTAAATTTTGTTGCAAATGAATGCTGTCATGCACTCTTCCCCCCATCCAGATTATCCACTTGTATTCAGTTTTGAAATTAGGAAAATAACATTAGGGTATCAATTTGAGTTTAAAAGGGTTGGGTCACGACAGAGTTAAGCTACCAACATTTGTGTTTTGGGTTGTAACTGTTTGGTCTTTAGTTCTCTGTTTCAAGAATTTCCTTAAGTTCATAGCTTGCTCTATTCTGGTGTGGACTAGTTCTGAAGCAATCTTTACCCAAACATGGCACTGTTAGATAGTTGCATGTGATCTGTTTAACTAAGCAGGTGATAACATTAAGTCTATTGACAACAACTGTTTTTTCTAGCACGACTCCTATTGTTCAGGTGACTGAACGAGAATCCACTCAGTTGACTGTGTGAACATGTGTTTGGTATAGGGTTAGAGGGGCAGTGGGCTTGCCAAGGTTCTTTGACCTCCGTTGATCAAGCTTGTGCACAGGGAGCAGTTCCGGCAGGGGTGTGCACTAGGACGACACCGGAATTGGGATAGGTGATGGATTTCAGGGTGGGGGAGAAAAAAATGGAACCGCTGGAGGGCGCCAGGAGAGCCGCTGTAGATATGGATATTGGGTGGGGGTGGGCCGAGCAGCTGAAAACAACGCATGAGGGAAACACCGTCACAAATGGATGGGCCATTGGTTTAGTGGTTTGGCATCAGATGTTTGATATATGATGACTGGAAACTAGTTTTCAGTCAGCATGGTATTAGCGTTGCCTATTTAACCACATCATATTTTTTTTTATACTAGTATACAGTCGGTGTAACCACTGGCAGATATGAACCAACTGTGTTGCATGCGCATTGGTCTTGTTGAGTATCATGCTCGCTAATAGCATTTAGTGGTCAGGTTTTACTGGAGCTACTTGATATACCTAATTGTCCAGTAATCTTTTTTCTATCTTGGTCACcatagaagggcgggcctggtgcaagcggtagagtcttaccgcctgtgactggaaggtcccgggttcgagtcgcggtctcctcgcattgcacaggcgagagtaaggcttgccactgacacccttccccagacctagcacagagcgggagctctttgcactgggtacgccctttggtCACCATAGTAGCTTTGAAATTGTTGAAGGATTCTGTCTGATGCAAACTGTTGTGCATACTGTAGACCTATACACAACAAAGCTACGCACAACCTACAGCAATTCCAGCAGCTCCAGTGCCAGCAGTGGTACCAGCAGCTACACCGGCATCAGCTTACCCTCAGCAGCCTGCGGCAGCTCCTCAACCTTATTATGGCACAACCTACTACTGATCAGTAATCTTGGATGGCAATCCGGCGAGCCTGTTAATCTGCCTTTTGGCATGTGTGGTTCTGCAGTCTAATCAGCAGGCTTGTCAATACGAGAGGTCAAAGGCATCGCAAGACCCTCTGTACTGCCATTGTTTAGCTCCCCTTTAGACGGATGCTATCGACGAGATGATCACTTGAGAACAAATTTGAGATTTGTGTAGTCAGCATTTTTGTTGCTAGCATCTGTCGCTAGGAATTGCCattgttttcttgcaatagcgtAATTTTTAATGTAGACGGGATAGCAGTGTTAACCATGCATATGAACATATAATCGATATTATTCACTGTTCATGCCCGCTTTCGGAGTGCGAAATTTTGTTTCCACCACTGGTGATAGCGGAATTCCTGTCAAGCATGCTTACTGGTGAAGCCCTCCGAACAAATTGTCAGCTAATGTCTCGAGATCTCCAACTACACAGTTTACTGATTTATACTCTCTCAAAAGAACTCCAAGAGTCACTCTAAGTCAAATGTCTCAAAAGAACTCCAAAGAGTCActctaagtcaaactatcttgAGTTTCACTAATTTGGAAGGGAGATTtagtaactttttttttttgaaactgagGTTTAGTAACTTTATATTGAAGAGTTATAATATAAGTATATAACACCAAATAAGTATATTCTGAAAATGTGACTTTGACTAATTTGGAAGGGAGATTCAGTAGCTTTATAAGGAAGAGTAACAATATATATAACACCAAATAAGCATATTCTGAAAATGTATTTTATGGCGTACCTATTGATACTAGTAtgatgtcataaatattggtgcattttttaaatagattttatcaaatttaaaataatttgacttaggatgagtctagaaattgatttattataGCACAGATAGTGTACTGTCATAATTCATAAACTGGCCGCTATGCCTGTATGGCAGTGCATACGCACTCTCGTGCCCCGCGGGTTTGCTACACGTAGGAGTCTTAGCGATCGCGATACGAGAATATTCAGGCAAGCGTTCGGCGTTTGACGCAGCGATGTGAGGATATTCAGGCAGGTGCCCGGACTTCGACGCAGCCACCACGGTGGACACGAGACCGAATATGTGCCCAACGCAGGCGGATAAGCCGCGCTCGGTCGAACGCACCGAAACATGCGATGCGACAGCGCCACAAGCCCACAAGCCGAAATCGCGTCGTCGTTTGCATCGCCGCCGCGGTCTCCACGCCCAAAGCGCGCCGTCGCCTCGTGGCCTTGTGGACAGTTTCCTTGGATTGCAACGGGCAGCGGCCGCATGCGTGGCGTGCGCCATCTCGTCTCGTTTGCCACGGCGCCTCGTCTTTGCCGGCTCCGCGTGTCCCTGCGGATTTGCCTATATATCTACCCCTCTAGCCCCCGATATCCTCGTCGCACGGTCGGCGGCCCATCGTCTAGCACGCACACTTGGGCTGTCTCTCTGTCCAGTCCAGGATCTATCGATGCACCTGTGCTGTGAATGACCTGCTCAGCTCAGCTCTTGCACTAGGCACGTAAGCTTTCCTGTCGATATCTTGGGAGAAACGGAGCCCTGCAAAAAATTTCTTCATTCAGTCACCCATCTCGCGCGTTAGATCTCTGAGTTGTCACTGTGTAAACATAGATATCGACAGGAAACCGCACGATAACCGATGGCCGAGATCGACACTACGCCAGTAGAATCCGTGAAGGCAGCAGTGGATCTCTTCGACCGGGGAAGCGAACAGAGCAGGCTTAGTCCACACGGGAATGTGCGTCACTAGCTGTAATTGCACTCGCTATTTCCATTTCGCTTCGTTCTAACGCTGACATAAATCAATCACAcacatgcttgttggtactaaAACGCCTATGCAGGAGGAAGATCAGATTGCCATCTTAACCAAGGAGCTCGCGACCTGCAAGCTGCAGCTGGAATTGAGAGAGAACCAGCACAAGCAAGCCACGATGCAGGTCGAGGCTCTCCAGAAGGCCGTGCAGGGGCTCTCGGAGCAGTACAAGAAAGACTGCATGGACGCGCACCTCCGCATCGCCCAGCTGGAGGCAGAGAACATCAGCATCATGAGCCGGCAGTCGGAGACGGACGGCGAGTGCGAGGCCCTGAGGGGCGAGCTGGCCGCCGTGAGGGCCGACCTCGACGCCGCCAGGGAGTCGGTCGCCTTCGTGCTGCGAGAGGTGGAGGCCATGGAGACGAGGGCCATCCTGGAGAGGGAGGGCACCAAGGACGCCCTGGCGCGGATACTGCAGCTCAACGAGACGGTCCTGTCGTCCGCCGTCGCGGCGATCAGGGCGGAGGAGGAGAGGTCCGTCTTCTTTCAGGAGTCCACGCTCCAGTTGCTTGACTCTGACAGGAATCTGGAGGTGATCAGGAGGCAGATTGAGATGATGGAGCGCATGGAGATGGAGCTGCTGGCGAAGACGGTGGAAGTCGAGTACCTGCGGGCGGAGCTGAAGCAGGCCAAGGAGATTTACGTGTCGCCACCACGAGATTCTGATGCAACGACGGTGCTCAGTGCTGCCGGTTGCAGCAACTTGGATGGTCATGATCAGGTTCAGGGACGTGAACAAACAGCAGTGGAAGATACTGAAGCGGAGCTGGAATTCACGTTTCAGCACTCACCAGGATTATCCTTTGTCTCTGATGAGATCTTCAGACAGGATTCTCATGCCGTTCCATCTGGTGGCAGCCAGATGGAATTTGGTATATCCGAGGATTTAGCTGAGAATCAGAATAAACAAGGAGCAGCAGTGATGGTTGGGGACACGACAGTGGCTGAAGGGAACTCCGATGCTCAAGAA
It encodes:
- the LOC136504381 gene encoding protein WEAK CHLOROPLAST MOVEMENT UNDER BLUE LIGHT-like 1 isoform X1 — protein: MAEIDTTPVESVKAAVDLFDRGSEQSRLSPHGNEEDQIAILTKELATCKLQLELRENQHKQATMQVEALQKAVQGLSEQYKKDCMDAHLRIAQLEAENISIMSRQSETDGECEALRGELAAVRADLDAARESVAFVLREVEAMETRAILEREGTKDALARILQLNETVLSSAVAAIRAEEERSVFFQESTLQLLDSDRNLEVIRRQIEMMERMEMELLAKTVEVEYLRAELKQAKEIYVSPPRDSDATTVLSAAGCSNLDGHDQVQGREQTAVEDTEAELEFTFQHSPGLSFVSDEIFRQDSHAVPSGGSQMEFGISEDLAENQNKQGAAVMVGDTTVAEGNSDAQETRCLVAKISGEDNYANQPRVKFKCTEADSNQEPAEPDGALPDFTTCQANDVIVQDHVDTKADASFVLESSRDDFQSVHSDAKDVISIAEADDVASAANQEPRAEPAAAPTSTPREGSSDTCAFATEIVSKDEDEFYTKELEPEPGQGTRQLDGYVLVSTGGDAGAGADVAVKDKQLDEARTEISDLRFSLEEAVRRAELAEEAKAALERELREEIRRKHTPSRRRATSDSEDGWRPAAAREGARPTTPARPRPTSSSTSGTPSRALRSARPGGEDMPPPRCLTLGKVLNMKYK